A genomic stretch from Brucella sp. BE17 includes:
- a CDS encoding sugar ABC transporter permease translates to MTPGSINGQGRQLAALSAPAVIFTVAMIAFPVIYTIWLGFHSYSSTGEAHFAGAANYAALAVDGEFWNGLYVTFALYLLSMVLQLIAGIYLAMLLFHSKRLSGLLRSLLISPFMMPPVVAGMMWLVILDPSLGAANYILQSVGLPQSEWLASPTWVIPTIALIDTWQWAPYVALIVLGGLQSLPPSVYEAAQIDGASPFRIFRRITLPLLLPTIVTAAVLRSVDLLRFFDIIYITTQGGPGNASNTLNIYGFRVGFEFFNIGYASALMITLSAIVLAAVLMLNRLRNAVAW, encoded by the coding sequence ATGACACCAGGCTCCATCAATGGCCAGGGACGGCAGCTTGCTGCCTTGTCCGCACCGGCGGTTATCTTTACCGTTGCGATGATCGCCTTTCCGGTGATTTATACGATCTGGCTTGGGTTCCATTCCTACTCGTCTACAGGAGAAGCGCATTTTGCAGGCGCTGCCAATTATGCGGCACTTGCGGTTGATGGTGAGTTCTGGAACGGTCTTTACGTCACCTTTGCGCTCTATCTGCTGTCGATGGTACTCCAGCTTATCGCGGGCATATATCTTGCCATGCTGCTGTTTCATTCCAAGCGGCTGTCCGGCTTGCTGCGCTCACTTCTCATTTCGCCCTTCATGATGCCGCCCGTGGTGGCCGGCATGATGTGGCTCGTTATTCTTGATCCGTCTCTTGGTGCCGCCAACTATATTCTGCAATCTGTCGGTTTACCGCAGTCCGAATGGCTTGCGTCCCCGACCTGGGTCATTCCGACCATTGCGCTTATCGATACGTGGCAATGGGCCCCCTATGTCGCCTTGATCGTGCTTGGTGGTCTTCAATCCCTGCCACCCAGTGTTTATGAAGCAGCGCAGATCGATGGTGCTTCTCCTTTTCGCATATTCCGTCGCATTACCCTGCCGCTGTTGTTGCCGACGATTGTCACCGCGGCAGTGCTGCGAAGCGTCGATCTGCTGCGCTTTTTCGACATTATCTACATCACCACACAGGGTGGCCCGGGCAACGCTTCAAACACACTGAATATCTATGGTTTCCGTGTGGGTTTTGAATTTTTCAATATCGGTTATGCGAGCGCGCTGATGATTACACTTTCGGCCATCGTACTGGCCGCCGTGTTGATGCTCAATCGCCTGCGCAATGCAGTTGCCTGGTAA
- a CDS encoding alcohol dehydrogenase catalytic domain-containing protein — MTDRKNARMRASVFHGDRKITIESQDIPSVGSGEVLLRVLRTALCGSDFKLWHKGAEFTAGHEIFGVVEQPGHPRDGQRCAVYIPLHCGHCDACRAGDTQMCLEVSSLIGWNRPGGYAEYVPVPENCLLPVPDDIEDDLAPLLLDTIGTSAHAVRFGMPLVPPEGDAPVLVTGAGPVGLGVVLALSSLGYKNIHISDPNEERLAIAVSFGAKAHAVGARDKRFKLIFECSGAHAARNLGIELVLPRGALMLVGENSAPWSIEEDKIFRRKDFYMIRTFYFPVSDFAANVELLRANKDRYRRLVDAAFALDTLPENFARFAEGKLIKPVLSFG; from the coding sequence ATGACTGATAGAAAAAATGCACGTATGCGTGCCTCCGTCTTTCACGGCGACCGCAAGATTACCATAGAAAGCCAGGATATTCCTTCTGTAGGATCAGGAGAGGTTCTGCTGAGGGTTTTGCGAACGGCGCTTTGCGGATCGGATTTCAAGCTTTGGCACAAAGGTGCGGAGTTTACCGCCGGTCATGAGATATTCGGTGTTGTCGAGCAGCCGGGCCATCCGCGTGATGGACAACGCTGTGCTGTCTATATTCCGCTTCACTGCGGTCACTGTGATGCATGTAGGGCCGGTGATACGCAGATGTGCCTCGAGGTCTCAAGCCTGATCGGCTGGAACCGACCAGGGGGCTATGCCGAATATGTACCGGTGCCGGAGAACTGTCTGCTGCCGGTGCCCGACGATATCGAGGATGACCTAGCGCCTCTGCTTCTCGACACCATCGGAACGTCGGCCCATGCCGTTCGCTTTGGGATGCCGCTCGTCCCGCCTGAGGGAGACGCGCCGGTGCTGGTCACTGGTGCGGGGCCGGTTGGGCTTGGTGTTGTGCTGGCGCTGTCAAGTCTTGGCTACAAGAATATCCATATCAGCGATCCAAATGAAGAACGGCTCGCGATAGCGGTTTCCTTTGGCGCGAAAGCGCATGCGGTTGGCGCTCGTGACAAACGTTTCAAACTGATTTTTGAATGTTCCGGCGCCCATGCGGCGCGCAATCTTGGCATAGAACTGGTACTGCCGCGCGGCGCGCTCATGCTGGTGGGAGAGAATTCGGCTCCCTGGAGCATTGAGGAAGACAAAATTTTCCGACGCAAGGATTTTTACATGATCCGTACCTTCTATTTCCCGGTCAGTGACTTCGCAGCGAATGTCGAGTTGCTACGTGCGAACAAGGATCGTTATCGCCGCCTGGTCGATGCTGCCTTCGCTCTCGATACGCTGCCGGAAAATTTCGCGCGCTTTGCCGAAGGCAAGCTCATCAAGCCTGTCCTTTCGTTTGGGTGA
- a CDS encoding sugar ABC transporter substrate-binding protein — protein sequence MSKKRSIPALALSLLLAGTATSAFAFDWKAHEGETVSFLANNNPWSQAVLSYKDEFTALTGIKLKVDSYQEQQMRQRLVTVLNSGSDEVDVFMTLASREGQQFAASGWYADLSDYVKNAVAPEYDFAGISPALVKAATFDDKLTSVPLNLEGPLLYYRTDIFEKCGVSKPESLEDVQAAAEKIKQCDSAVTPFVSRGLKPAIAYTFSNVLHNVGGSYIVDGKSALCSPKGKEAIAYYGNLMREYGPPGAANYSFYQISALYRSGRAAMAFESSNELRTIMEGGQRLNDTDVIPLPAGEAGTVPTAIGWGLAISSNSKKKDAAWYFMQWASSPEMQKRLAIQGVASPRSSVASDEEYKAWIDEAPVRASWQAALGVLASNGSSEVGYPINANPESRDYIGQAVQDVLLGQRSVEDACAAADNALNGLIARK from the coding sequence CTTGTCTTTGTTGCTGGCAGGAACAGCCACTTCGGCTTTCGCCTTTGACTGGAAGGCACATGAGGGTGAAACGGTTTCATTCCTGGCCAATAATAATCCCTGGTCGCAAGCTGTTCTTTCCTACAAGGACGAGTTTACGGCTTTGACCGGCATCAAGCTGAAGGTTGATTCCTATCAGGAACAGCAGATGCGTCAGCGCCTTGTGACCGTGCTCAACTCCGGCAGCGACGAGGTTGATGTCTTCATGACGCTTGCCTCGCGCGAAGGTCAGCAGTTTGCGGCATCGGGCTGGTATGCGGATCTTTCAGATTATGTAAAAAACGCAGTTGCGCCGGAATATGATTTTGCCGGTATCAGTCCCGCTCTTGTCAAGGCTGCGACTTTCGATGACAAGTTGACCAGCGTTCCGCTTAATCTTGAAGGGCCGTTGCTCTACTATCGCACGGATATTTTTGAGAAATGCGGTGTTTCCAAGCCAGAATCGCTTGAGGATGTTCAGGCTGCTGCCGAGAAGATCAAGCAGTGCGATAGTGCTGTAACTCCTTTTGTGTCGCGGGGCCTGAAGCCTGCAATCGCTTATACTTTCAGCAATGTGCTTCACAATGTGGGTGGCAGCTATATTGTTGATGGAAAGTCGGCGCTATGCTCGCCTAAGGGGAAAGAGGCTATTGCCTATTATGGCAATCTCATGCGCGAATATGGGCCTCCCGGCGCTGCCAATTATAGTTTTTACCAGATTTCCGCGCTCTATCGCAGTGGTCGTGCCGCCATGGCCTTTGAATCCTCTAATGAATTGCGCACCATCATGGAGGGCGGGCAGCGCCTGAATGATACCGATGTTATTCCGTTGCCGGCGGGCGAGGCGGGGACGGTCCCGACAGCCATCGGCTGGGGTCTGGCTATCTCCAGCAACAGCAAAAAGAAGGATGCGGCCTGGTACTTCATGCAGTGGGCTTCAAGTCCTGAAATGCAAAAGCGTCTGGCGATTCAAGGTGTTGCCTCGCCGCGTTCGTCTGTTGCGTCGGATGAAGAGTATAAGGCCTGGATTGACGAAGCGCCTGTGCGTGCAAGCTGGCAGGCAGCGCTTGGCGTATTGGCCTCAAATGGATCATCCGAAGTGGGCTATCCCATCAACGCCAACCCGGAATCGCGCGATTATATCGGGCAGGCCGTGCAGGATGTTCTTCTCGGGCAACGATCTGTCGAGGACGCATGTGCCGCAGCCGACAATGCTCTTAATGGCCTGATTGCCCGCAAATAA
- a CDS encoding carbohydrate ABC transporter permease encodes MNDQSAPRTWLHWLNTVQLTVAGILILAPTVWMVLSSFKPSFEVTAYPPTVFFQPTLENYVTLWETTPFLSYAVNSFIVTIGSTLLGLAFGIPAAFAVSWSRITWPAVLTLAARMAPGTLFLLPWYIMFREVGLIGSYTALILSHAVITMPIVIWVLLPFFDNIPRSVFEAAQMDGCSVTRILWRIALPLVGSGVAVSSILAFVFSWNFFLFSLILSNSDTKTLIAAAFNFVGEGSTQWGSLMAAATLIALPPLALAILVQRWLVAGLTLGAVKG; translated from the coding sequence ATGAACGATCAATCAGCCCCCCGCACCTGGCTGCACTGGCTCAATACGGTTCAATTGACTGTTGCAGGCATTCTTATTCTGGCTCCAACGGTCTGGATGGTGCTTTCTTCCTTCAAGCCATCTTTTGAGGTGACAGCCTACCCGCCGACGGTGTTCTTCCAGCCTACTTTGGAGAATTACGTTACCCTTTGGGAGACGACGCCGTTCCTCTCCTATGCCGTCAACAGTTTCATCGTGACGATCGGTTCGACCCTGCTCGGTCTGGCGTTCGGCATTCCCGCGGCCTTTGCCGTGTCGTGGTCGCGGATTACTTGGCCTGCCGTTCTCACCCTTGCTGCACGTATGGCTCCGGGAACGCTCTTTTTGTTGCCCTGGTATATCATGTTCCGCGAGGTTGGCCTCATCGGGTCCTATACGGCGCTGATCCTCAGCCATGCGGTCATCACCATGCCGATCGTCATCTGGGTATTGCTGCCATTCTTCGACAATATTCCGCGCAGTGTTTTTGAAGCAGCCCAGATGGACGGTTGCTCGGTGACCAGAATTCTTTGGCGCATTGCCTTGCCTCTGGTGGGTTCGGGCGTTGCTGTCTCGTCGATCCTTGCATTTGTCTTCTCGTGGAACTTCTTCCTGTTTTCGCTGATCCTGTCGAATTCCGACACGAAGACACTGATTGCTGCTGCCTTCAATTTCGTTGGTGAGGGTTCGACCCAGTGGGGTTCGTTGATGGCGGCTGCCACCCTTATCGCGCTGCCGCCGCTTGCGCTCGCCATACTCGTTCAGCGCTGGCTCGTTGCAGGACTGACGCTTGGTGCCGTTAAAGGATAA